A region of the Candidatus Methylomirabilota bacterium genome:
GGCGCGGGCTCGCTTGCTCAGTACAGCATTGCGCCGCGAACCCGCGCCACGCCTGTGCCCTCCTCACGTTATCCAGCTATTCGCCGTCTTTGTCCTCGGGTAAGTCGCGGGCGCCAACGGTACGTTCGCGGTATTCGGCTGGGATCTCGCGGCCGGCATCCGTGAACGCGCGGCGGACCGCCTCCACGTTGGGGCCGAAGATCGATTTGCGATTGCTGCGTGCCCAGGCGTTGGAGTCCTCGACGGCGGCGAGCGAGCCCTGGAAGCGCGGCATGACGTAGCGCGCGAACAGCTCGTACGAGCGGAGCGTCTGCTCGCGGTTCGCCCACTCGTGGGCGCGGAAGAGCACGCCGCCGAATCCGCCGCCGCTGTACTCCTGCAGTCGCTGGATGCCGCGCACCACCGTGTCCGGCGAGCCCACCAGCGTGGTGCCCATCTTCACGCCCTCGCGCAGCGGATCGTCGGAGCGGCCGGGGGGGCGGCCCAGCGTCTCCTCGAAGTAGGTGACGGTCTCGCGGCGCTCGCCCTTCGACACGTCGCGCAGCGCTCCCTCGTCATCGTCGGAGACGTGCGTGTTCACGACCACGCGCCACTTCTTCCGATCCATGGTCTGGCCGTGTTTGGCCGCGGTCTCCTCGCCGATCTTCCATTGGCCGGCGAGGGCCTCCGGGCCGCCCGGCAGTCCCGCGCCGATGGAGAGCACGCCGAGGCCGTGCTTGGCCGCCGACATGACCCCGAAGGGCGTGATGGTGCTGGCGACCGCGATGGGGAAGTGCGGGTCGGTGTAGGGCGCGAGATGCAGGCGCGCCTCGCGCAGCTCGAACCAGTCCGTCTTCATCGTGACGGGCTCCTCGCAGCGCAGGAGGCGCATGATTGCGTCGAGGGCCTCGTCCATCCGCGGGCGCTGGGTGACGGGCTCGATGCCCATCATGTAGGCGTCGGAGGGTAGGGCGCCGGGACCGCAGCCGAGCATGGTCCGTCCGCGTGTCATGTGATCGAGCTGCACGAAGCGGTTGGCGACCATCAGTGGATGGTGATACGGCAGGCTCGTCACGCCGGAGCCGAGCATGATGTGGCGGGTGCGCTGGGCGGCGGCGGCGATGAAGACCTCGGGGGAGGCGATCGTCTCCCAGCCCGCGGAGTGATGCTCGCCCACCCACACCTCGTCGTAACCCAGGTGATCCATCCACTCGATGAGCTCCATGTCGCGGTCCATCGAGAGCGTGGGGTTCTCGCCGACCCGGTGGAAGGGCGCGAGGAAGATGCCGAACTTGAGGCCGCGATGGGGCATGTCGTCTCCTTTGAGCGGGTCTTCACCGAGGCTAGCACATCGAGCGCGGTTGACGCGGAGCCTCCGCCGATGCGATGGTCGGGGCCGACATGGCTGCGCTTCGCTGGGGTCAGCCCGCGCCCGGATTCTCGCTGCCGTCGACGCTGGGGCGTCCCGTCACCCTGGAGGAGTATCGGGGCCAGGATGTGGTGCTCGCGTTCTACTGCTACGACTGGGGCAACATCTGAACGCCCGAGCTCACCGGCCTGGGTCAGGCCGCGGACGAGCTCGCCCGTCGGGGCGCGGCGATGCTGGCGATCAGCGGGGACTCGCCCTTCTGCCACGAGGCCTACATGAAGGCCCGGCGGTTTCCCTTCCCGCTGCTGAGTGACGTCCACCGGACCGCCATCGCCGCCTACGGCGTACACGACACCGATCGGAACGTGGCGTACCGCTCGACCTTCGTGGTGGATCGCGACGGGAACCTGCGTTGGGGCCAGGCGGGCGACCGACAGATGGTGCGCGAGAGCGCGGAGATCTTCCGCGTGCTCGACGTGATCGCGCGGCTTCGCTGATCTCCTCTTCCCCCGGGGCGTACCATCGATCCTAAAGGGGGCACTGCTATGCCACGCGAGCGCATCGTCATCATCGGCGCGTCTCTGGCCGGGGCCACCGCCGCCGCCGGCCTGCGCGAAGGCGGCTTCGAGGGCGACATCACCCTGGTGGGCGCGGAGGCGCGGCCGCCATACAACCGTCCGCCGCTGTCCAAGGGCTATCTGCGCGGCCAGGAGAAGTTCGAGGACCAGCTCGTCAAGCCCGCCGACTACTACTCGGGCGCGCGCATCGATTTGCGCCTGGGGGCGCGGGTCACCAGCGTCGATCCGACGCGCAAGCACGTGTCGCTCGAGGGCGGCGAGCGGCTCCCGTACGACAAGCTGCTCGTGACGACGGGTAGCCGCAACCGCACGCTCGAGGCGCCGGGCGCCGACCTCGCCGGCATCCTGCAGCTCCGCACCGTGGAAGACTCGGACCGTATCCGCTCCGCCGCCCAGCGGGGGCGGCGGGCGGTGCTGGTGGGCTTCGGCTTCATCGGCTGCGAGGTTGCGGCGTCTTTGAGACAAATGGGCGTGGAAGTGGCCGCCATCGATGGCCACCCCGTGCCGCTCGGCCGCGCCCTCGGCCCCGAAGTGGGCGAGGTGCTGGGCGAGATCCATCGCGACAAGGGCGTGGAGCTGGTGCTGGACGACGGCGTGGCCGCGTTCGAGGGCATGGGACGCGTGGAGCGCGTGCGCACGAAGAAAGGCCGCGTGCTGGAGTGCGACTTCGTCGTCGCGGGCATCGGCATCGTGCCCAACGTGGAGCTGCTCGTCTCCGCCGGCGCCGGCGTAGACAACGGGATTCTCGTGGACGAGCATTGCCACACCTCGCTGCCCGACGTGTGGGCGGCGGGCGACGTGGCCAATCACATGCACCCGCTCTTCGGGCGGCTGCGTGTCGAGCACTGGAATCACGCGGACCGCCACGGCCGCGCGGCGGCCCGCTCGCTGCTGGGCGACGACACGCCCTACGACTACGTCCACTCGTTCTGGTCGGATCAGTACGAGCACGTGATCGAGTACGTGGGCTTCGCGCGCAGCTGGGATCGCGTCGTCTTCCGCGGTCGCCGCGAGGAGCGGAAGCTGCTGGCCTTCTACGTGAAGGACGGCGTCCTCCTCGCCGCCGCCGGCATCGATCGCGGCGGAGACCCCGAGGATCCCCAGTCGGACAGCGAGCTGAAGATCGCGGTGGATCTGATCCGCGACCGTGTGCCCGTGGACGCTGGACAGCTTGCTGACGAGAGCGTGGGGCTCCGGACCCTCGCCACCGCCCGTCCCACCTCCCGGTCCGACGCGTGAGCTGGGCGGGCAGGACGCGTCGCCGCCCGCTGAGCGTCGTCCTGCTCGCCCTCGCCGTCCTCGTCCTCGTGGCGCTCGTCTACTACGGTGGCCGGATCATCCTGGTCGGCAACGGCTACGTGGCGAAGACGGTGTGCTCGGGCGTCTTCGTGATGGGACGCAGCCCCCAGCCGGTGCTCGACGAGGAGATCCACCTCAACGATCCCGGTATCCTGCGTCTGGTCGCGGTCGACGTGGACCGGAGCGGGGGGACCGTCACCAGCCGGCTGCTGGGCCTCGGTGGTCGGACGGCCGTCTTTCGCCAGGGCCTCGGGTGCACGCTCGCCCTGGGCGTCACTCCGCGCGACCTCGCGGCGCGTGGGCTGCCGTTGCCCGGTGCGATGCCGGCCACCATCCGCACGCCGTGGCCGGCGCCGACTGGCGCGCCCGCCGCGCCGCTCGATCCGGCGGCGGTGACCGCGGCGCTCGACGAGGCCTTCGCCGAGCCCGGCGCCATTCCCTCGCGCCGCACGCGCGCCGTCGTGGTGGCGCAGAACGGCCGCGTCATCGCCGAGCGCTACGCTCCCGGCTACGGCGCGGACTCGCCGCTGCCCGGGTGGTCGATGACCAAGAGCGTGGTCAACGCGCTGGTGGGCGTGCTGGTGCGCGAGGGGCGGCTGGCGCTCGACGAGCCGCTGCGAGTTCCGGAGTGGGCGACGGTGGGGGACCCGCGCGGCGCGATCACGCTGCGGCAGGCTCTCCAGATGTCCAGCGGGCTCCAGTTCTCCGAGAGCTACGGCAATCCCCTCGGCGACGTGCTCTGGATGCTGTTCGGCACGGGGGACGCGGCGCGCTTCGCCGCCGGCAAATCACTCACCGCGCCGCCGGGTACCCAGTGGTCCTACGCGAGCGGCACCACCAACATTATCGCCCGCGCCCTTCGCCGCGCGGTCGGCGGCGGCGACGAGGACTACTGGCTCTTCCCGCGGCGGGCGCTCTTCGAGCCGCTCGGCATGGCGAGCGCGGTGCTGGAGCCGGACGCCGCCGGTGACTTCGTGGGCTCGTCGTTCATGCTTGCCACCGCGCAGGACTGGGCCCGCTTCGGCACCCTCTACCTGCAGGACGGCATCTGGGGCGACAGGCGGGTGCTGCCCGAGGGCTGGGTCACCTTCAGTACTGCGCCGGCGCCCGCCGCACCGGACGGCGTCTACGCCGCCCATTTCTGGCGCCGCCTCGGGCGCGACGCCTACGCGCCGTCGGGCGAGGACAGGCTTCCCGCGGACGCCTACCACGCCATCGGCCACGAGGGGCAGATCATGACGATCATTCCCTCGCGCCGGCTGGTCGTGGTGCGGCTGGGCCTCGCCGTCGGTCGCGGCGCGTGGGACCAGGCGGCGTTCCTGCGGCGCCTACTCGGAGCGCGATGACTCCGCCGCGCCCATCGCGGCCACCCACACCGACTTCACGTTGACGAACTCGCGGATGCCGAACTCGGACAGCTCGCGCCCGTAGCCCGACCGCTTGACGCCCCCGAAGGGCAGCCGCGGATCGGACTTCACCATGCCGTTGACGAACACCGCGCCCGACTCGACGTGGGCGGCGAGCTTCTCCGCCCCCGGAAGATCGCGGCTCCAGATGGACGCGCCCAGGCCGAAGGGGGAGTCGTTGGCGAGGTGCACCGCGTCCATGCCGTCCTTGGCGCGGATCACCGCGGCCACCGGCCCGAAGGTCTCCTCGTCGAAGGCGGGCATGCCCTTGTCCACTCCGGCGAGCAGGGTGGGCGGGTAGAACGCGCCCGGCCCCTTCGGGATCTCGCCCCCGAGGAGCACGCGCGCGCCCCGCTTCTTCGACTCCTCCACCTGCCGGTGGAGCGCGTCGCGAAGCTCGAGCCGGGCCTGCGGGCCGACCTGGGTCTCGCGCGAAAGGGGGTCACCCATGCGCCGCGCCGCCAGCTCCGTCTTGAAGAGGTCGAGGAAGCGATCGGCGACCGACTCGACCACGATGAAGCGCTTGGCTGCGATGCAGCTCTGACCGCTGTTGACGAGCCGCGCGTCGGCGGCGCCCCGCGCGGTGAAGGCGAGGTCGGCGTCGCCCAGCACGATGAAGGGATCGCTGCCGCCGAGCTCGAGCACCGTCTTCTTCAGCTCGCGGCCCGCCTGCTCCGCGACCTTGGCGCCCACCACGTCGCTGCCGGTGAGGGTGAGGGCCGCGATGCGCCGGTCGGCGATGAGCGGGCTCACCGCCGAGGATTCCAGCAGCACGGTGCGGAAGAGGGCGCGCGGGAAGCCCGCCTGCCGGAGCACCTCCTCGATCTGCAGCGCGCAGCGCGAGACATTGGACGCGTGCTTGAGGATGGCCCCGTTGCCCGCCATCAAGGCCGGCGCCGCGAAGCGGAACACCTGCCAGAAGGGGAAGTTCCACGGCATGATCGCCAGCACCACGCCGAGTGGATCGTAGCGGACGTAGCTCCGCAGCGCGTCCGTCTCGCGCGGGTCCACCCGGAGCATCGCCTCGGCGTGGTCCGCGTAGTATTCGCAGGTCCACGCGCACTTCTCGGCCTCGGCCTCGCCCTGGGCGATGGGCTTGCCCATCTCGGCCGTCATCGTGCGCGCGAATTCGGTCATGCGCGTGCGCAGGATGCGGGCGGCCTCCCGCATGGGCTTGGCGCGCTCGACGATCGGTACCGCGCGCCACTCCTGGAAGGCCGCGTGCGCGCCGCTCACGATACGTTCGAGCTCCGCGGGGGACGTGGGATCGAACTTCTCCACCACCTCGCCGGTCGCCGGATTGATGGTTTGAATGCTCATGATTACCCTCCTCGCTTCGCTCGGAGCCCGCGCTTTGCGCGGGACCCCATCATGTATCCGCTCGCCTCGCCTTCGGCTGCGGCTCGCCCACCAACTGCCATCGTCTCGCCGCGCTCGCGCGCGTGCAACCGGGAGGGTAAGCTGGCGTGAGGAGGTGGCGATGAAGGCGGCGGACGTGATCGCGCGGTGTCTGGAGAACGAGGGGGTCCGCTACGTGTTCGGCGTGCCCGGCGAAGAGATCCTCGACATCATCGATTCGCTGGTGGACTCCCGCATCCAGTTCGTGCCCACCCGCCACGAGCAGGGCGCCGCGTTCATGGCGGACGCGTGGGGGCGGCTCACCGGCCGGGCCGGCGTGTGTCTCGCGACGCTCGGGCCGGGCGCCACCAATCTCGCCACCGGCATCGCCGACGCCAATCTCGACCGCGCGCCGCTGGTGGCCATCACCGGCCAGGCCGGCCGCGACCGCGTGCACAAGGAGTCGCATCAGTACGTGGACATCGTGGAGTCCATGCGCCCGCTCACTAAGTGGAACACGCGCCTCGAGACGGCCGCGGTGGCGCCCGAGGTGATCCGCAAGGCCTTCAAGCTCGCGGAGTCGGAGAAGCCCGGCGCCTGCCACATCGAGGTGCCGGAAGACGTGGCGGACGAGACCGCGGAGGGCCACCCCTTGTCCACCGAGCGGGCCCGCCGGCCCTCGCCCGACCGCGCCGCTCTCCAGGCGGCGGCCCAGCTCATCGAGGACGCGTCGTTCCCCCTCATCTTCGCGGGCAACGGGGTCGTCCGCGGCCGCGCCGCCGGAGCGCTACGCGCGTTCTCCCGTCGCCACGGCATCCCGGTGGTCAACACGTTCATGGCCAAAGGGTGTCTGCCCTACGACGACCCGCTCTGCCTCTTCACCGCCGGCCTCCAGGCCCGCGACTACGTCTCGTGCGGGTTCGAGAAGGCCGACCTCATCCTCTCGATCGGTTACGACCCGGTGGAATACGCACCGCGCTTCTGGAATCCCGAGCGGAAGAAGACCATCGTCCACGTGGACTTCACGCCCGCCGAGGTGGACAGCTACTACCAGCCCGCGGTGGAGGTGGTGGCGGACGTGCGCGAGACCCTGGAGCTCCTCGGCGACCTCGTGAAGGGACAGAAGGACCCCGCGCCCTTCGCGGTGCTCCGGCGCTTCATCCTGGAGCAGATCGAGGAGGGCGCGGGTGACGACACGTTCCCCATCAAGCCCCAGCGCATCCTGCGGGATCTCCGCAGCGTGATGGCCCGCGACGACGTCCTGATCTCGGACGTGGGGACGCACAAGCTCTGGGTGGCGCGCACCTTCCCGGCCTACGAGGCCAACACCGTGCTGATCTCGAATGGCTACGCCGCGATGGGCTTCGCGCTGCCCGCCGCCATCGCGGCCCGTCTCGCCCAACCCGATCAACGGGTCATCGCGGTGTGCGGCGACGGCGGCTTCCTCATGAACGTCCAGGAGCTGGAGACGGCGCAGCGCCTCGGCGTCGCCCTCGTCTGCGTGATCTTCCGCGACGGCGGCTACAACTTGATCGAGTGGAAGCAGCAGAACCAGAAGGGCCGGACGGCCGGCGTGCGCTTCGGCAATCCCGACTTCGTGACTCTGGCGCGCGCCTTCGGCGCCAAGGGCATCACGGTGGGCGCCCCGCGCGACCTCGTTCCCGCGCTGCGGGAGGCGATGGCGCACCCGGGTGTCGCCATCGTGGACGTGCCGGTCGACTATGGCGAGAACGCGCGGCTCACCGCGCGACTCGGCCAGCTCGTCTGCCCTATCTAGTCCCGAAGAGCCGGTCGCCCGCGTCCCCGAGCCCGGGCACGATGTAGCCGTGATCGTCGAGGTGGCTGTCCACCGCGGCGGTGTAGACGGGCACGTCGGGGTGCTGCGCGTGGAAGTGGCGCAGTCCCTCGGGGCAGGAGACCAGGCAGACGAACTTGATGGAGCGCGGGTTCGTCTCCTTGAGCCGGTTGACCGCGGCGACTGCCGAGTTCCCCGTGGCCACCATTGGGTCCATCACGATGGCGTCGCGGTCGTGCATGACCTTGGGCACCTTCGCGTAGTATTCGACGGCGGCGAGGGTCGCGTGATCTCGGTAGATCCCGATGTGACCGACCCGCGCGCTGGGCAGGATGCGCAGCATGCCGTCGAGGATGCCCGTGCCGGCGCGAAGGATGGCGACCAGCACGATCTTCTTACCGTCCAGCACGGAGGCGCTCATGCGGGCGAGAGGCGTCTGAACGACGGTGGCCTGGGTGGGCAGGTCGCGCGTGACCTCGTAGGCCAGCAGCATCCCGATCTCGGCGACGAGGGCGCGGAACTCGGAGGTGCTCGTCTCCTTGCGCCGGAGCAGGGAGAGCTTGTGCTGGACCAGGGGATGATCGATGACGTGGACGTCGCCCGCCATGCGTGTCTCCGCCCGTGGCCGTGCGCGGCGGCCGCCGCCTCGCCGCGCGCCCTAGTCCCGCGTGAAGCGGGGCATCACGCGGGTGGCGAGTAGCTCCATCGAGCGCTTCCAGAGGGCGGGGCGGTCCCAGTCGTGCCCGGCCATGAGGAGGGTGCCGAACGGACCGATCTCCTCGCGCAACGCGACCAGTTGATCGAGCACCCGGGACGGGCTCCCGGCGATGATCATGCCGCGCTTGACCGCATCCACCGTCGTCTCGGCGTCGGGGAGATCGACGTCGGGCTTGATCATGAACAGCGCCTTCCGGCCCAGCGAGAACGAGTGGATGAAGAACTTGTAGTAGAAGGAAAGCCCCGAGGCGGGATCCGCGAGGTACTCCTCGGCCTCGGCGTCGCTCTCGGTCACGAGCACGCTCCGCGACACGCGCCACACGCCGGGATCGGGACGGCGCCCCACCGCCTCGCAGCCCTCCACGTACTTCTCCCAGTGGCCTCGCAGGTAGCGCTTGTGGAAGAAATTGCCGGAGACCGGGATCCAGCCCTTCTCGCCCGCCACCTTCGCGGTGGACGAGTTGGGCGTGATGATCGAGATGGCGATCGGCGGGTGCGGCTGCTGGAGCGGGCGGGGGATGTAGCCCACCTTGAACTCGGGCCAGATCGCGTCCTTCAGGGCGAATTTCCAGAAGCGGCCGTTGATCTCGTAGGGCGGGTCTTGGGCCCAGAGCCGGAGCACGATGTCGATCGACTCCTGCACCATCTGCGGTCGCAGCTCGGCCTGACCCACGTCGAACATCTCGAGGTCCGACACCAGCCCGCCGGGGCCGATGCCCATGATGAAGCGCCCGCCCGAGAGCTGGTCGAACATGGCGGCGTGCGCGGCGACCAGGCCGGGATGCACCTGGGGGAGATTCAGCACGCCGGTGCCGAGGCGGATCTGCGTGGTCAGAGGGATCACGGTGGCGAGGAAGATCAGGGGCGAGGTGATCCGCTCGCTCCATGACGAGAAATGCTCGCCCACGTACGCCTCGGAGAAGCCCAGGCGGTCGGCGAGGATCACCGCCTCGCGGTCTTCCTCGAGGAGCTGCGCGTAGTTCTTCCCCGGGTGATGGAACGGCATCGTGAACATCCCGAGCTTGACGGGCACGCTCACCGATTCGCCCTCGGGATCTTGCCGATGCCGGGCAGGCGGCCGAGGAAGTTGCCGGTGACGCCGCCGTCCACCACGAGATCGTGGCCGTTGATGTAGCGGGCGTCGGGTCCGAGGAGGAACGCCACCACGTCGGCCATGTCCTCCGGCCCCGCGACGCGGCCCAGCGGAACCAGCGCGTCGCGCGCCGCCGCGACTTCGCCATCGGCGTACACGGGTTCCGTCATGCCAGTGCGGACCATCCCCGGAGAGACCGCGTTCACGCGGATGCCGTCGCGGCCGAGCTCCTGCGCGAGCACCTTCACCAGCATGATCACCGCGGCCTTGGTGGGTCCGTAGGCGCCGAGGTTCGCGTGTGCGTTGCTGCCGGACATCGAGCCGATCGCCACCATGGCGCCGCGCGCGGCCTTCAGCGCGGGGTACGCGGCCTTGGCGAGAAGCCAGGTCGCGCGCGTGTTCACGGCGAAGAGGCGATCCCAGTCCTCGACGGTGTAGTCCACCAGCGGCCCGGGCCGGTTGATGCCGGCGTTGCTGACGAGGCCGTCGAGCCCGCCGAAATTCGTCACCGCCTCGGCCACCACCCGGCCAGGCGCGTCCGCACTGCCCATGTCGCCGGCGAGAGGCAGCGCCGCGGCGCCGAGATCGGCCAGCTCGGCGGCGACTTGCTGCAGCGCCGGCGTCACCGCGAGATCCACCGCCGCGATGTGCGCCTTTTCCCCCTTCGCCCGCGCATCGCGCGCGAGCCTCAGGCACGTCGCCCGCCCGATTCCGCTCGCTGCTCCCGTGACCAGTACCCGCATGAGACGCCTCCGGATATGTGAACTGACGGATCGCTTTGCCGCGCGTGGCCGCGCGGCCGTGAAACGCACGAAGTGTACCGCACTTTCATGCTATTGCTGAGCGGGTGAGCAGCGTCGCTCCTGCGGCGAGCGCGGCGACTCCGCGTCTCGCCGTCCTCGAGGTGTTGTCCGAGCCGTCGTACCGGCGGCTCTGGCTCTCCGGCCTCTTCGTCAATGCCGCGCGCTGGATGGACCTCATCGTGCTCGGCTGGCTCTCCTATCAGCTCACCGGCTCGCCCTTCATGGTGGGGCTCGCCGCGTTCGCGCGCTCGGCGCCCATGATGGCGCTGGGCCCGCTCGCCGGGATCGTGGCGGATCGCGCGCATCGCGGCCGCGTGCTCCTCGCCACCCAGACGCTCGGCCTCGTCACCGGGCTCACCCTCGCGCTGGTGTTCGCGCGGGGCGCGGGCGGCTACTGGCCCCTCGTCGGTCTCGAGGTGCTGTTCGGCGTGCTGTGGGCGCTCGACTTCCCGGCGCGCCGCACGTCGATCTTCACGCTGGTCGGCCCGCGCCGCGTCGCCAACGCGGTGTCGCTCGAGACCGTGTCGATGCAGGTGGCGAAGATCGGCGGCCCCGTGCTCGCCGGCGTGGGCTTGGCGCGCCTGGGCCCGGAAGCCTGCTTCGGGGCCATCGCGCTGCTCTACGCGCTGGGACTCCTCGTCTCGCTCGGGCTCCCCGCCCGCATCGGTGGCCCCGCGCGCAGCCCGCGCGCCGGCGTGCTCGCCACCCTCGCCGAGGGCGCGCGCACCGCCTGGGCCGAGCCCACCGTGCGTACGGTGCTGCTGATCACCGTGCTCATGAACACGCTCTTCTTTCCCTACCAGCACATGCTGCCCGTATTCGCCCGTCACGTGCTGGGCGGCGGGCCCGAGTTCCTCGGCGCCCTCGTGGCCGCCGACGGCCTGGGCGCGCTGCTGGGCGCGCTGGCCATCGCGTCCCAGCGGGGCTTCATCTCGCACCGGCGCCTGTTCGCCCTCTCGGTGCTGAGCGCGCCGTTTCTCCTTCTGGCCTTCTCGGCTTCGCGCTGGGGCGTGCTGTGTCTCGCCATCCTCCTGCTGATCGGCGCGCTCGAGTCCGGCTTCGCGGCCATGCAGAGCACGCTCGTGCTGCTGTCGGCGCCCGAGGCCTCGCGGGGCGGCGCCATGGGCATCCTCTCTGCGTGCATCGGCACCCAGCCGCTCGGCACCCTATGGATCGGGCTCCTCGCGACCACGGCGGGTGTGCCCCTCGCGATGGCCGCCAACGCCGCGCTCGCCCTCGCCCTGATCCTCCCCCTGGCGCTCTCGCTGGATCGGCTACGCAGTCGGGAAACTTGACAATCTGATGACGGGGCGGTGCCCCCGCCCCGTAAGATCCCGACGTCACTGCTCCGTCGCCGTGGCACTCGCCTTGCTGGACTCGGTATCGGCGAAGTCCCCCCACGCCTTGCGTCAGCGTAGGGATCCGACCTGTAGCGGTGCGCGATTCATATGCTGGCGGGGACTGACGGTGAGGTCCCAAGAGGACAAGGTGCGCAAGGTTAGGTGACGGAGCATGGTGCAACGCGGGCGAACGGACGCACGATGAGGACGGAGCATCTCCTCGACCGCGTGGGCGAGGCCACGGTGACCGCGCCGGCGTCCGGACACGTGACCATCCAGCCCATGACCCTGCTGCGCGACACGCGCATGGCGCTCTTGCAGCATCCGGACTCGCTGATGGAGTTCCCGCCGCTCGTGCTCGGGCCGCGCCCGCGCCTGCTCTTGGCGTGCGGTATCAAGAAGATCGCGTGGAGCCGTCTCCCTTCGGAGATCGCCTTCGAAGCGTCGATCCTCGTCGACGGCGAGGGCGAGACGCGCGTGCTCTCCGTCGGTCTCGATC
Encoded here:
- a CDS encoding SDR family oxidoreductase — encoded protein: MRVLVTGAASGIGRATCLRLARDARAKGEKAHIAAVDLAVTPALQQVAAELADLGAAALPLAGDMGSADAPGRVVAEAVTNFGGLDGLVSNAGINRPGPLVDYTVEDWDRLFAVNTRATWLLAKAAYPALKAARGAMVAIGSMSGSNAHANLGAYGPTKAAVIMLVKVLAQELGRDGIRVNAVSPGMVRTGMTEPVYADGEVAAARDALVPLGRVAGPEDMADVVAFLLGPDARYINGHDLVVDGGVTGNFLGRLPGIGKIPRANR
- a CDS encoding MFS transporter codes for the protein MSSVAPAASAATPRLAVLEVLSEPSYRRLWLSGLFVNAARWMDLIVLGWLSYQLTGSPFMVGLAAFARSAPMMALGPLAGIVADRAHRGRVLLATQTLGLVTGLTLALVFARGAGGYWPLVGLEVLFGVLWALDFPARRTSIFTLVGPRRVANAVSLETVSMQVAKIGGPVLAGVGLARLGPEACFGAIALLYALGLLVSLGLPARIGGPARSPRAGVLATLAEGARTAWAEPTVRTVLLITVLMNTLFFPYQHMLPVFARHVLGGGPEFLGALVAADGLGALLGALAIASQRGFISHRRLFALSVLSAPFLLLAFSASRWGVLCLAILLLIGALESGFAAMQSTLVLLSAPEASRGGAMGILSACIGTQPLGTLWIGLLATTAGVPLAMAANAALALALILPLALSLDRLRSRET